In Aeromicrobium wangtongii, the DNA window GGCGAGGCACACCGGTGCCGCGAGTTCCTGCACGAGTCGAGCCCCGAGGCGTACGCCGAGCTCGTCGCGCCGAAGGGCTAGGGGACGTAGACGGTCAGCGCGCCGGGCTGCACCCGCCACGAGTAGTGCCGGGACGGCTCGGTGAGCTCGCCGTCGCTCGTGCAGCGCAGCGCGTCGCCGGTGACCAACACATCGCGACCGCGCAGGTACACGACGTCGTCGCGGCGGTGGTGGTCGCCGCGCCGCACGCTGAAGGCGTAGGCGATCCGCCGGCGCGGTGACTCGGTGTAGGAGACCGACACGTCCAGCAGCCCGTCGGACGGATCGGCCTGGGGCAGCAGGGGAGCGCCGCCACCGACGTACCGGCCGTTGCCGACGGCGACCTGGATGACCGGCGACTTGCGGCGCAGCCTCTTGCCGTCGACTGTGATGCGCAGCTTCGCCCCCGGCGTCGTGAGGCCCTTCAGGCCGGTGATCGCCGCGCCGACCAGGTAGCCGACCGGCCCGAACGCCTTCTTCCACGGCCGCGCGGCCGCGGCCGCCTCGGCCCCGATGCCGATGTGCGCGGCGTTGACGACCACCTGGTCGGTCCCGTCGATGATCAGGTCGATGGGGCGGGTGCGGCCCGCCGCGATGACCTTCGCGGCGTCCACATGCCCCGGCGGCAGGCCGAGGGTCGCCGCGAAGTCGTTGCCGGTGCCGAGGGGGATGAGTCCCACGATGACGTCGGCGAGCCGTCCAGCGGCGTGGAGCGCCTGCGCGACCGCGTGCAGGCTGCCGTCGCCGCCCAGGACCACGACCCCGTCCAGGTCGGGGCGTTCCGCCAGCTCGTCGGCCAGGTCGGCCGGGCTGGACGTCTTGACCACCTCGACGTCGACCTCGTCCTGCAGGGCAGCCAGAACCTCACCGACGGCGGTGTCGTCGGTGCTGCCGGCGTCGGCGTTGGCGATCGCGAGAAGACGGGTCATTTGGGTCGAGAGCCTACGGGGTCACGCCCGCCGGTGGGGCCTCCGCGACCTTCGGCTCGCCGAGCCGCACCAGGACGACCCCGGCCAGGATGCACACGCCTCCCAGCAGCTGGATGGCGCGCGGCGCCTCGTCCAGCAGCAGCCACGCGAACACCACGCCGGCCACGGCCTCGGCCAGGCCGACGAACGAGGCCAGGCGCGAGCCCATCAGCCGGCTGCCCGCGATGCCCAGGACGTAGGGCACGGCCGCGGTGACGACGCCCAGCACGAGCAGCGTCACCCACCAGGGGACGGCCCGGCCGTCGAGGATGACGTCGGCGCGGCTCGCGGCGAACGGGACGATGCCGATCGCCCCGGCCGCCAGCAGCGTGACGCCGCCGAGCAACAGGCCGCCCGCGGCCAGCACGATGCCGGGCAACCCGTTCTGGTCGTCGGCCGACACGATCCAGTAGAACGCGGCGCACACCATGGCGCCCAGTGCCCACAGCACGCCGATGCCGTCCAGCTCGGCGCCGGAGACCAGGTCGAGCACCAGAGCCAGCCCCACGAGTGCGGCGAGCGCGCCGGCCACCGTCAGCCGGCCGGGACGCTGGCCGTGCCGCAGCCACATCCACCCGACGACCGCCACGGGGGCGGTGAACTCGATCAGCAGCGCGACGCCGACCTGCATCCGGTCGACGGCGTTGAAGTACGACAGCTGGCACGCGGCGACGGCTATCAGGCCGTACGCGATGACGAGTCCCGCCTGGGCGCGCAGCAGGTGCCACCGTCCGCGCAGCGTCATGGCCGCCGGGACGACCAGGACCGCCGCAGCGATCAGGACGCGCGCGGTCACGGCCGAGCCAGGGGTCCAGCCCGCCGCGATGAGGCCCTTCGCCAGTGGCCCGGACGCGGCGAACGTGACCGCCGCGGTCAGCCCCAGCAGGAGCCCCGGTGCGGTGCGGGTCGTCGCCGTGTCATGGGTCAAAGCACTCATGACATGTGACATTAGATCGCGCGTGTGTAAGGTGTCAACATGGTCTTCGCCCATGACACCGAGCTGGCGCTCGCCGCCGCCGTCCTGATGGTCAACTCGGCCCAGGAGCCCGACACCCTCACGACCGTGGAGGACGTCGCCGCGTTCTACGACCAGCAGGGCTACACCGGACGTCTCGACGGCGACGCCGCCGAGCTCAAGGAGCTGCGGGCCCTGCGGTCCCAGCTGCGCGAGCTGTTGACGGCCGACCGCGACGGCGCGGTGGGCGTCGTCAACAAGATCCTGGCCGAGGGGTCGGCGCTGCCCCAGCTGCGTCGTCACGACGGGCTCGACTGGCACCTGCACGCGACCGGCGACGAGCAGCCGTTCGCGCTGCGGGTCGCGATCGAGACCGCCATGGCCATGGTGGACGTCATCCGGGCCGACGAGATGTCGCGCCTCGACGTGTGCGCGGACGACGACTGCGACGGCATCGTGCTGGATCTGTCACGCAACCGGTCGCGGCGGTTCTGCAGCACGGCGTGCGGCAACCGGGCCGCCGTCGCCGCGTATCGCGCACGCCAATCCGGCTGACCACCGCTCGCGGGGACTTCGGTTCGCGGTAGAGTGGGCCGGTAAGAGCCCCTGAGAACGGGGCTTGTCGCATGTGTGAGGTGGTGCATCTCCATGCCCGCAGTCGTCATCGTCGGAGCCCAGTGGGGCGACGAAGGCAAGGGCAAGGCCACGGACATCCTGGGTAGCCGGGTCGACTACGTGGTGAAGTTCAACGGCGGCAACAACGCCGGTCACACGGTGGTGATCGGTGACCAGAAGTACGCGTTGCATCTCCTGCCCAGTGGCATCCTGAGCCCCGGCTGCGTGCCGGTCATCGGCAACGGCGTCGTCGTGGACCTGAAGGTCCTGTTCGAGGAGATCGACGGGCTCGACGAGCGCGGCATCGACACCTCGCGCCTGGTGGTCAGCGCCAATGCGCACGTCATCGCCGACTACAACCGGACGATGGACAAGGTCGCCGAGCGCTTCTTGGGCAGCCGCAAGATCGGCACGACCGGTCGCGGCATCGGCCCGACGTACGCCGACAAGATGAACCGGATCGGCATCCGCGTCCAGGACCTGTTCGACGAGAAGATCCTGCGCCAGAAGGTCGAGGGTGCGCTGGAGCTGAAGAACCAGATCCTCACCAAGATCTACAACCGCCGCGCGGTCGAGGTCGACGAGGTCGTCGAGGAGCTGCTGTCGTACGTCGACCGCCTGCGTCCGATGGTCGCCGACACGCCGCTGCTGCTGCACGACGCGCTCAAGGCCGACAAGACCGTCCTGCTCGAGGCCGGCCAGGCCACCCTGCTGGACGTCGACCACGGCACCTATCCGTTCGTGACGTCCTCGTCGGCCACCACGGGCGGCGCGTGCACCGGCTCGGGCATCGCTCCGACCGAGATCACCCGTGTCATCGGCATCGTCAAGGCCTACGCCACGCGCGTGGGTGAGGGCCCGTTCCCCACCGAGCTGTTCGACGCCGACGGCGAGCGCCTGCGCCAGAACGGCGCCGAGTTCGGCACGACGACCGGGCGTCCGCGCCGCTGCGGCTGGTACGACGCCCCGATCGCGCGCTACGCGGCACGCATCAACGGCGTCACCGACTTCGTGCTGACCAAGCTCGACGTGCTGACCGGCTGGGACGAGATCCCGGTGTGCGTCGCGTACGACGTCGACGGCGAGCGGGTCGAGGAGATGCCCATGACGCAGACCGGCTTCCACCACGCGAAGCCCATCTACGAGATGCTCCCCGGCTGGCACGAGGACATCTCCGGTGCCCGGACGTTCGAGGACCTGCCGAAGACCGCCCAGGAGTACGTCCTGGCGCTCGAGGCGATGTCGGGTGCGCGCATCTCGACGATCGGTGTGGGACCCGACCGCGAGCAGTCGATCGAGCGTCACGCCCTGCTGTAGGCGATGCGATGACGGGGGCGGTGCGGATCGGTATCTCCGGCTGGAGGTACCCGCCCTGGCGCGGGGTCTTCTACCCGAAGGGCCTGCCGCAGCGTGCCGAGCTCGAGCACGCGTCGCGGCAGGTCTCGACGATCGAGATCAACGGATCGTTCTACTCGCTGCAGCGTCCCGACAGCTATCGCGCCTGGTACGCCCAGACGCCTGAGGACTTCGTGTTCTCGGTCAAGGGCGGACGCTTCATCACCCACATGAAGAAGCTCGCCGACGTCGAGACCCCGTTGGCGAACTTCTTCGCCTCCGGGGTGCTGGCGCTGGAGGAGAAGCTCGGACCGTTCCTGTGGCAGCTGCCCCCGATGCTCGGATTCGATGCCGACCGGTTGGCGCACTTCTTCGAGCTGCTGCCGCGCTCCACGGCTGCGGCCGCGACACTCGCGGCCGGT includes these proteins:
- a CDS encoding DUF72 domain-containing protein, which encodes MTGAVRIGISGWRYPPWRGVFYPKGLPQRAELEHASRQVSTIEINGSFYSLQRPDSYRAWYAQTPEDFVFSVKGGRFITHMKKLADVETPLANFFASGVLALEEKLGPFLWQLPPMLGFDADRLAHFFELLPRSTAAAATLAAGHDERLEGRALLETAADRPLRHCLEVRHDTFLAPEFLTLLREHGIGLVVADTAGRWPLIREVTADFAYVRLHGDVELYTSGYSERALDEWAALMRGWAEQGHDVYAYFDNDVKVHAPFDAIALADRLADLVPTVNLS
- a CDS encoding diacylglycerol/lipid kinase family protein, with protein sequence MTRLLAIANADAGSTDDTAVGEVLAALQDEVDVEVVKTSSPADLADELAERPDLDGVVVLGGDGSLHAVAQALHAAGRLADVIVGLIPLGTGNDFAATLGLPPGHVDAAKVIAAGRTRPIDLIIDGTDQVVVNAAHIGIGAEAAAAARPWKKAFGPVGYLVGAAITGLKGLTTPGAKLRITVDGKRLRRKSPVIQVAVGNGRYVGGGAPLLPQADPSDGLLDVSVSYTESPRRRIAYAFSVRRGDHHRRDDVVYLRGRDVLVTGDALRCTSDGELTEPSRHYSWRVQPGALTVYVP
- a CDS encoding CGNR zinc finger domain-containing protein → MVFAHDTELALAAAVLMVNSAQEPDTLTTVEDVAAFYDQQGYTGRLDGDAAELKELRALRSQLRELLTADRDGAVGVVNKILAEGSALPQLRRHDGLDWHLHATGDEQPFALRVAIETAMAMVDVIRADEMSRLDVCADDDCDGIVLDLSRNRSRRFCSTACGNRAAVAAYRARQSG
- a CDS encoding adenylosuccinate synthase, with amino-acid sequence MPAVVIVGAQWGDEGKGKATDILGSRVDYVVKFNGGNNAGHTVVIGDQKYALHLLPSGILSPGCVPVIGNGVVVDLKVLFEEIDGLDERGIDTSRLVVSANAHVIADYNRTMDKVAERFLGSRKIGTTGRGIGPTYADKMNRIGIRVQDLFDEKILRQKVEGALELKNQILTKIYNRRAVEVDEVVEELLSYVDRLRPMVADTPLLLHDALKADKTVLLEAGQATLLDVDHGTYPFVTSSSATTGGACTGSGIAPTEITRVIGIVKAYATRVGEGPFPTELFDADGERLRQNGAEFGTTTGRPRRCGWYDAPIARYAARINGVTDFVLTKLDVLTGWDEIPVCVAYDVDGERVEEMPMTQTGFHHAKPIYEMLPGWHEDISGARTFEDLPKTAQEYVLALEAMSGARISTIGVGPDREQSIERHALL
- a CDS encoding EamA family transporter, producing the protein MSALTHDTATTRTAPGLLLGLTAAVTFAASGPLAKGLIAAGWTPGSAVTARVLIAAAVLVVPAAMTLRGRWHLLRAQAGLVIAYGLIAVAACQLSYFNAVDRMQVGVALLIEFTAPVAVVGWMWLRHGQRPGRLTVAGALAALVGLALVLDLVSGAELDGIGVLWALGAMVCAAFYWIVSADDQNGLPGIVLAAGGLLLGGVTLLAAGAIGIVPFAASRADVILDGRAVPWWVTLLVLGVVTAAVPYVLGIAGSRLMGSRLASFVGLAEAVAGVVFAWLLLDEAPRAIQLLGGVCILAGVVLVRLGEPKVAEAPPAGVTP